In the Ursus arctos isolate Adak ecotype North America unplaced genomic scaffold, UrsArc2.0 scaffold_19, whole genome shotgun sequence genome, one interval contains:
- the ZNF469 gene encoding zinc finger protein 469, whose translation MPGQQPRRAPPPAMTRDLQPCPAARGTGGPSQPPGEDGAPASRTTKATGSRAHAAELPESQPWQAGEVEPKAPLLRTQSLSSLLGKGGSPRAPPGRSQTQAFPQQPGRADSSPQQFYNLNVSGSRARPTLDKTPEGPQGEDPGPPEAKAPPTPEELSFQRCFQETPSSFTSTNYTSPNAACGPPPLRAPPGSSASPCRPASYSEFQAGGADGWPPTVENSFPGARFGVPAAKPEPFPEEDSPRVVSFQYPFQALHGPGPKPFPEDTSPPKYGERALVFAFRQPRGPWPEEAVGTGTAYPLPTRPAPQPPPCYPGRPSLDPPSDLGCAPPQPGAAPPAPSPFSESTATFPDSLHKSLTKTLPERPPSAHDDRLGSPRGPPNSLSQRHFPGQTYGSPGASGVGTSPGSLDTELATPGPLPTRLPQLWDPAAAPYPSPPLGPPATTRNAFFEGQASLGQHLGLPQSPPLPWPQVLPATGPSPHRMEVLSQLPFPPGAPEWQGGSQGALGAAGKTPGPGEKLAVLRSSPGQHGGGSPGLFAYNGLKDPGAQPLFFGVAQSQVSPRATPGLPPPRVVGASPCESPLPSPATNTASSSSCSSLSPLSSSPANPSSEESQVPGPLGPPAFFHPNTHPPETGSPYPSPEPPHAVPMHYQPEPVRAFPFPAEGLGAEGTFKCLDEAPFPGSGPEVGSGGLEGFPREPPPYPAHHFPLSSASLDQLDVLLTCRQCDQNYSSLAAFLGHRQFCSGLLARAKEGHPQPPGPPGPPATPKAPAGGNLSLPGHTKTVPFLLGGDVRPDGKEDPLRTSFLPGLAAAPFPLPAADLDPEDDAKLDSLITEALNGLGYQSDNPEIDSSFIDVFADEEPSGPRGPGAGQPPKTRVGTMPEGKAQSPLPGEATPPGAQAPLPGNGDCPARSRPKTRSLGPVPAEADGAGLVSQQRRGKRFKLFQKEPDRSSSTKSRKGPRATCLRPRRKGQGAEAPLPRPRDLRSHEDPAGQALPVETRSSQRIRLSPGKESRRRKVRGGSWSKELIHKIVQQKNKLHRGPRAQGGRLPLGPPRPAPSRTKGGLQELACASESEEEDGAPQGSRLRGRPPPRQGCRRWRRGTKQKEVEVTSGSKEDGGPQKPRTVMRREATKVRASPSPEEPGRPHPGPKDRGPKHLLQVPASAKTPEENRPALDSPQDTQNSETAKELPPAATELPREAPSSSPASRVGGSPNPPALEPGREDPWVCRGSLLGAARCTEPPASQDREDPPAYPPGELLAPGAHAADTAYLESGSLFLKSPDLGCGPALLNGDCGGVPLARKGPQASSSPPSKLFLGPKELPGCLPEELYSKPLAPDALPASSTRLPRDAVDASALEPKPPRNPPYAIHGGPGKAESPLTLESTPLFPGLPEDRFDPPAYSSLSRIRDTHSSMVCADPPPRKPQSEPPYSPLLPDKGWSLLEESPTLASHMGHLPDLLGEKTFSRRCPRERAVAASPPPLPGKVSECGIAFTGNLSEGELEIKRLVAELESQLRSKGGPEAPEMCRAGQAGRTHAGTGAPLPTPQATPPPRDTFSKADLTSLGELTPQPEGAEPAVATTEGGLGSTQEEWPSPHPGEAGLSPRARADGASGAPGSLCGADHNFQAGQRARVLETGPCKAEGNCGVHAEVSLPSSGELFKPPPDVRSLAKCSPSREPLLPQNNRTAKMHASHALQLEAFGSPLARLAPSLALQGTAPSCGAGLSDAPEGYSVSRAGQPEEAGLPHSGAGDPGLKGNEESVPVGASPSPACVPNTSPGRRPQDPATSPLCQLQLLVARASGKEEDALGSQGPLSADTQSPRRSEPSDLEGDSVEGGDMACSPTQDVPAAARCQWGPEADGHLDTLGQAEKPEDQGGASRPQPDNWGSPVGLDNLLMVSAGARAVLARLGGQLQGNSPVLGLRKEAWATPSPAPSDAETLVPTLVTAHVQNGPEARTSEDVASPGLEKQPLLAGDSLAPPIRDLTTCVPLPASAATPIPPGREHLPQEDPPTGPSGELRGLLPAPPSCGDPASPQLLPAPSPAWPPLQRADCTPATTDAGAGPPAAAPPSLRKSPCGFQESLSRHPLLGDHSPLQDPPSGPPGFISVFTPAHGEDCPEGSMSGPLKGSRKEKPRGSPASATRSPPVRTISPRVTMNAPALPDIPTTDGTGAVRGPGVDHPDCQGGGALPHTSPSGMPTGPPSSDPPGNREGQGVTVVPADPSTWGTTGPDSCACQEGEAGAGCSGAMKAPGADTGGPPLTGPSTELRRGRTTSPSSTARESRPSSPQSLRTVHHTPQRDPLSTQGTRQKPGSPENAPRAGRAPSRQPVTCEVCTASFRSGPGLSRHRARKHGLHRGAPTLPAPRPPACQPPEKKCRRAPGREKPRQALSGPSPATGPPPDRGAKAPEDASGPQTAEGLGVGGTLGCSPGPGEPGLDMRFAEPRKQGRLVRDKHCPKQTEKGGGQRRGRAPTDVPSKSELKSQEKGQKPRTRRFREARDPPVCAGVISDRSRWGPSTVTASPLGPPGSPLSVRAEPDPNASWPTLMENTVGTDPEEMAAQRSPRDWMARAEGTEWAPPGAGLGGQKTAVARECWGPREAGIPDVYKELSWAAGAEPGGDRRAAESGSGQGVGQGHGPPSSPPGPRDTHASAGGTGSSCPQGPLQSPEVQVGVQEHEGTIPEAPSPGLGDPLSVFDDEASFSQLFPLGDRLTRKKNPRVYGKRCKKPKAPPPLEPHSEVGGSVAPASACLPTDLSDSGSLCLSHEDPWGDEATGLPESFLLEGFLSSKVPGIDPWAPSPSLWALEPGPEVDCAEDVSPRHTEDQRSENIPELHMVPASWRDLDLQAPAEGMGSSLGDMSPEPPNLERERYDSGLPGNTVDLEMLGARLEVQDLCFLTPCDDPAGVLSTSFLHFRATVKPQEPRGPRAEAAAGAGGAAGRDRHAKARRASYKCKVCFQRFRGLGELDLHKLAHSPSPPPTCYMCVERRFGSRELLREHLQEKHVQSKAGRWACGMCLREVTDVWMYNEHLREHALRFARKGQARRSLGDWEGDRSVTRFLGSIMGQASRPSGGKRSMGKSNGSPAETSGQQTGAGKEFQRETVKPKGPANDSNQDGTLTPDRALADSSPTACGNPALPSGSAKTSPSLSPEPCSGSEPLLHAIPVHEGCKDPSRDCHHCGKRFPKPFKLQRHLAVHSPQRVYLCPQCPRVYPEHQELRAHLGGAHGVREELELPHTPLYACELCANVTHISKRSFVCSSCNYTFAKKEQFDRHMEKHLRGGQQPFTFRGVRRPGAPSQKAPAREGTLPSKRRRVAVSSSPPGPSANGPLSWGRSPPQSEGSLPGLLQPRPEAAPGTTKGQPRTPERLVDPVCHPVTGGDVPSDLQELLPPALSPFPAASADGHGGRKLEGALGRSEGEASPGSPGPLLQQALLLGGSVPQPGTRGQDVEEKRATGPFSGKRRTPSAPDRCLEAPSLLQEKQVSTGHRPEGGAGGPSHKGSAVKPWGCRNSSKDRSALPSPSKAPRFPGQPKKVVASPTPRELTHGTEDRPKPTTLKAKLSPNSQGSGGPRHSTKTAGGSQPQPASGQLQSETATTPAKPNFPGQGPAPDKHPPRAKRSPKGPREAGDQGPRGSLSTREDGEASEKKRKGRAPGPSRSGSVGSLGRAHLVPEKPPRAPRKQATPSRMLPTKARPSSQSSAMPPQPTEQRQGGPGHTHGDCRRSKEGQGKACPQGRPLHRPPKRDRAVHGAEPANPRACRTAASQNDLLSQLFGQRLTSFKIPLKKDPPE comes from the coding sequence GCCCATGCAGCGGAGCTTCCAGAATCCCAGCCgtggcaggcaggggaggtgGAGCCCAAGGCCCCACTCCTGAGAACGCAGTCCCTGAGCAGCCTCCTGGGGAAAGGAGGCAGCCCCCGGGCCCCACCAGGGAGGAGCCAAACACAGGCTTTCCCGCAGCAGCCCGGCAGGGCAGACAGCAGCCCCCAGCAGTTCTATAATCTGAACGTCTCTGGCTCGAGGGCCAGACCCACTCTGGACAAGACTCCTGAGGGCCCCCAGGGCGAGGACCCCGGCCCCCCAGAGGCAAAGGCCCCACCTACCCCAGAAGAGCTCAGTTTCCAAAGGTGCTTCCAGGAGACCCCCTCCAGCTTTACCTCCACCAACTATACCTCACCGAATGCCGCCTGCGGGCCCCCGCCCCTGAGGGCACCCCCAGGCAGCAGTGCCAGTCCCTGCAGGCCAGCCTCCTACTCGGAATTCCAGGCCGGAGGGGCTGACGGCTGGCCTCCCACTGTTGAGAACAGCTTCCCAGGTGCTAGATTCGGGGTCCCTGCTGCCAAGCCAGAGCCTTTTCCCGAAGAGGACAGCCCCAGGGTGGTCTCCTTCCAGTACCCCTTCCAGGCACTACACGGGCCCGGCCCAAAACCCTTCCCTGAGGACACCTCCCCGCCCAAGTACGGGGAGAGAGCGCTGGTGTTTGCCTTCCGCCAGCCCAGGGGGCCATGGCCAGAGGAGGCGGTGGGCACAGGCACAGCCTACCCCCTGCCCACCCGGCCggctccccaacccccaccctgctACCCTGGCCGGCCCAGCCTTGACCCCCCCAGTGACCTCGGCTGTGCTCCCCCACAACCCGgtgctgctcccccagcccccagccccttctcGGAGAGCACGGCCACCTTTCCGGACAGTTTGCACAAGAGCCTGACCAAAACCCTCCCTGAAAGACCGCCTTCGGCCCACGATGACAGGCTGGGgagccccaggggccccccaaaCTCTCTGTCACAGAGGCACTTTCCTGGGCAGACCTAtgggagccctggggccagcgGAGTGGGGACCAGCCCGGGCTCTCTGGACACAGAGCTGGCCACCCCAGGGCCCCTGCCCACCAGACTGCCCCAGCTGTGGGACCCTGCTGCAGCCCCTTATCCCTCACCTCCCCTGGGCCCCCCAGCCACCACCAGGAATGCATTCTTTGAAGGCCAGGCCAGCCTAGGCCAGCACCTTGGCCTCCCCCAGAGTCCCCCGCTGCCCTGGCCCCAGGTGCTCCCAGCCACCGGGCCCAGCCCCCACCGCATGGAGGTGCTGAGCCAGCTGCCTTTCCCCCCGGGGGCCCCTGAGTGGCAGGGGGGCAGCCAGGGAGCCCTGGGTGCTGCTGGCAAGACTCCTGGGCCCGGGGAGAAGCTGGCAGTTCTGAGAAGCAGTCCAGGCCAGCACGGCGGCGGCTCCCCTGGACTATTTGCCTACAACGGACTGAAGGACCCCGGAGCCCAGCCCCTGTTCTTTGGGGTGGCCCAGTCCCAGGTCTCACCCCGGGCGACCCCCGGCCTGCCCCCGCCCAGGGTGGTGGGCGCCTCTCCCTGCGAGTCCCCGCTGCCCTCACCTGCCACCAACACGGccagcagcagttcctgctcttCCCTGTCCCCCCTGTCCAGCAGCCCAGCCAACCCCAGCTCGGAGGAGAGCCAGGTTCCCGGCCCACTCGGGCCCCCCGCCTTCTTCCACCCCAACACTCACCCCCCGGAGACGGGCAGCCCCTACCCGTCCCCTGAGCCCCCACACGCTGTCCCCATGCACTACCAGCCAGAGCCCGTCAGAGCCTTCCCTTTCCctgcagaggggctgggggctgagggcaCCTTCAAATGCCTGGACGAGGCTCCCTTCCCAGGCTCAGGCCCCGAGGTGGGCAGCGGTGGGCTGGAGGGCTTCCCCCGGGAGCCGCCCCCCTACCCCGCCCACCACTTCCCCCTGAGCAGCGCCAGCCTGGACCAGCTGGACGTGTTGCTCACCTGCAGGCAGTGTGACCAGAACTACAGCAGCCTGGCCGCCTTCCTGGGACACAGGCAGTTCTGCAGTGGGCTCCTGGCCAGGGCCAAGGAAGGCCACCCGCAGCCCCCGGGGCCCCCCggcccccccgccacccccaaaGCACCAGCCGGCGGGAACCTGAGCCTGCCTGGCCACACCAAGACGGTCCCCTTCCTACTAGGTGGGGACGTCAGGCCTGACGGCAAAGAGGACCCCCTGAGGACCAGCTTCCTGCCCGGCCTGGCCGccgcccccttccccctccccgcaGCAGACCTGGACCCGGAGGACGACGCCAAGCTGGACAGCCTCATCACGGAGGCGCTCAACGGCCTGGGGTACCAGTCCGACAACCCCGAGATCGACAGCAGCTTTATCGACGTCTTTGCTGATGAGGAGCCCTCAGGCCCCCGAGGTCCTGGAGCCGGACAGCCCCCCAAGACCAGGGTGGGGACAATGCCAGAGGGCAAAGCCCAGTCCCCGCTCCCGGGCGAGGCCACCCCCCCGGGGGCCCAGGCCCCCCTCCCTGGGAATGGGGACTGCCCGGCCCGCAGCCGGCCCAAAACCCGCTCCCTGGGCCCAGTGCCCGCGGAGGCAGATGGGGCTGGCCTGGTCAGTCAGCAGAGGAGAGGCAAGCGGTTTAAGTTGTTCCAGAAAGAGCCGGACAGGTCCAGCTCCACCAAGAGCCGGAAGGGCCCCAGAGCCACTTGCCTGAGGCCCAGGAGGAAAGGCCAGGGGGCTGAGgcacccctgccccgcccccgggACCTCAGGAGCCACGAAGATCCTGCCGGGCAGGCCCTCCCGGTGGAGACCAGGAGCTCCCAGCGCATCCGCCTGTCCCCGGGGAAGGAGTCCAGGAGGAGGAAGGTGCGGGGCGGCTCCTGGAGCAAGGAGCTCATCCACAAAATCGTTCAGCAGAAGAACAAGCTCCACAGGGGGCCTCGCGCCCAGGGCGGGCGCCTCCCCCTGGGACCACCGAGGCCCGCGCCCAGTCGCACCAAGGGCGGGCTCCAAGAGCTCGCCTGTGCCTCGGAGTCGGAGGAGGAAGACGGCGCTCCACAGGGCTCCCGCCTCAGAGGCcggccccccccccgccagggcTGCCGGCGGTGGCGCCGAGGCACAAAGCAGAAGGAAGTGGAGGTGACCTCGGGGTCCAAGGAGGACGGAGGGCCACAGAAACCCAGGACGGTCATGAGGCGGGAAGCCACAAAGGTCAGGGCCTCCCCCAGCCCGGAGGAGCCGGGCAGGCCTCACCCAGGCCCCAAGGACAGAGGCCCCAAGCATCTCCTGCAGGTTCCTGCCAGTGCCAAGACCCCAGAGGAGAACCGTCCGGCACTGGACTCCCCCCAGGACACCCAGAACTCCGAAACTGCCAAGGAGCTCCCCCCAGCTGCCACAGAACTCCCCAGAGAGGCTCCAAGCTCTTCTCCAGCCTCCCGTGTGGGGGGAAGCCCGAACCCTCCAGCCCTGGAGCCgggcagagaggacccctggGTGTGCCGTGGGAGTCTGCTGGGCGCTGCCCGGTGCACAGAGCCACCCGCCTCCCAGGACAGAGAGGACCCCCCTGCTTACCCACCAGGAGAGTTGCTGGCACCTGGTGCTCATGCCGCCGACACCGCCTACCTTGAATCTGGCTCTCTGTTTTTGAAGAGCCCTGATCTTGGCTGTGGCCCTGCTCTTCTTAACGGAGACTGTGGGGGGGTTCCACTTGCCAGAAAGGGACCCCAGGCCTCCAGCAGCCCCCCCAGCAAATTGTTCCTCGGACCCAAAGAACTGCCTGGCTGTCTCCCAGAAGAGCTCTACTCCAAGCCCTTAGCTCCAGACGCTCTGCCTGCCAGCAGCACGCGCCTGCCCCGGGATGCTGTGGACGCCAGTGCCCTCGAGCCAAAACCACCCAGGAATCCACCCTACGCCATCCACGGGGGCCCCGGCAAAGCCGAATCACCTCTGACGTTGGAGTCCACGCCACTCTTCCCGGGGCTGCCTGAGGACAGATTTGACCCGCCAGCCTACAGCAGCCTATCCAGAATCAGAGACACCCACTCCTCGATGGTGTGTGCCGACCCGCCCCCAAGGAAACCCCAGTCAGAGCCGCCATACTCCCCGCTTCTGCCCGACAAGGGCTGGTCCCTGCTGGAGGAGTCCCCGACGCTGGCCAGCCACATGGGTCACCTTCCTGACCTCTTGGGGGAAAAGACATTCAGTAGGAGGTGCCCGAGGGAAAGGGCAGTGGCTGCcagccctccccctctgcctggcaAGGTCAGCGAATGTGGCATCGCTTTTACGGGCAACCTGTCTGAAGGTGAGTTGGAAATCAAAAGGCTGGTCGCCGAATTAGAGAGTCAGCTGCGGAGTAAAGGGGGGCCCGAGGCCCCAGAAATGTGTAGAGCTGGGCAGGCGGGCAGGACACACGCAGGCACAGgggcccctctgcccaccccccaggccACCCCGCCCCCCAGGGACACCTTCTCCAAGGCCGACCTCACCAGCCTTGGGGAGTTGACTCCACAACCAGAAGGGGCAGAACCAGCAGTGGCCACCACAgaaggggggctggggagcaCCCAGGAGGAGTGGCCCTCACCCCACCCAGGAGAAGCAGGCCTTTCCCCTCGTGCACGTGCAGACGGGGCATCTGGGGCTCCCGGAAGCCTCTGTGGGGCCGACCACAACTTCCAAGCAGGACAGAGAGCCAGAGTCTTGGAGACTGGCCCCTGCAAGGCAGAAGGGAACTGCGGGGTCCATGCGGAAGTCTCTCTGCCCAGCTCTGGAGAGCTGTTCAAGCCTCCACCGGACGTGAGGAGCTTAGCAAAGTGCAGCCCGAGCCGTGAGCCTTTACTTCCCCAAAATAACAGGACCGCCAAGATGCACGCAAGCCATGCCCTGCAGCTGGAAGCATTTGGCAGCCCACTGGCCCGTCTGGCACCCAGCTTGGCACTTCAGGGGACCGCCCCATCTTGTGGTGCTGGGCTTAGCGACGCCCCCGAAGGATACTCCGTAAGCAGAGCCGGCCAGCCAGAAGAGGCAGGCCTCCCCCATTCTGGGGCGGGGGACCCTGGCCTTAAGGGTAATGAGGAGTCTGTGCCcgtgggggcctccccaagtcCTGCCTGCGTGCCCAACACCAGTCCCGGCAGGAGGCCCCAGGACCCAGCCACAAGCCCCCTATGTCAGCTGCAGCTCCTGGTGGCCAGAGCCTCTGGGAAGGAAGAGGACGCCCTGGGCTCACAGGGGCCCCTGTCTGCTGACACCCAGAGCCCTCGGCGCAGTGAGCCCTCAGATCTGGAAGGGGACAGCGTGGAAGGTGGGGACATGGCCTGCAGCCCCACCCAGGATGTCCCCGCAGCGGCCAGATGTCAGTGGGGGCCTGAGGCTGACGGACATCTGGACACACTCGGCCAGGCTGAGAAGCCCGAGGACCAAGGCGGAGCCAGCAGACCGCAGCCAGATAACTGGGGGAGTCCGGTGGGGCTGGACAACCTCTTGATGGTCAGTGCCGGTGCTCGAGCTGTCCTGGCCAGGCTCGGGGGACAGCTCCAGGGAAACAGCCCGGTCTTGGGCCTTCGAAAAGAGGCATGGGCCACCCCTAGCCCTGCCCCCTCTGATGCAGAAACTTTGGTACCGACCTTGGTCACAGCCCACGTCCAAAATGGGCCTGAAGCCCGGACTTCAGAGGACGTGGCCAGCCCAGGCCTTGAGAAGCAGCCACTGCTCGCCGGAGACAGCCTTGCTCCCCCCATCAGGGACCTGACCACCTGTGTCCCCTTGCCCGCTTCTGCAGCCACCCCCATTCCCCCCGGCCGGGAGCACCTACCCCAGGAAGACCCTCCTACGGGACCTTCAGGTGAGCTGAGGGGGCTGCTCCCAGCACCTCCATCCTGTGGGGATCCTGCCAGCCCgcagctcctcccagccccttctcctgcctggccCCCTCTGCAAAGGGCTGACTGCACCCCAGCCACCACAGACGCTGGGGCTGGGCCACCTGCAGCAGCTCCCCCATCTTTGAGGAAAAGCCCCTGTGGCTTCCAGGAAAGCCTGTCTCGTCACCCCCTCCTGGGGGACCACAGCCCCCTGCAGGACCCTCCCTCGGGCCCGCCTGGCTTCATCAGTGTCTTCACTCCTGCCCATGGGGAGGACTGCCCTGAAGGCAGCATGTCAGGACCTCTCAAGGGTTCCAGGAAGGAGAAGCCAAGGGGCTCTCCTGCCTCTGCTACCCGTTCTCCCCCCGTGAGGACCATCTCCCCGAGAGTGACCATGAACGCCCCTGCCCTGCCTGACATTCCCACCACAGATGGCACGGGGGCAGTCAGAGGCCCCGGGGTTGACCATCCAGACTGCCAGGGCGGGGGAGCCCTACCCCACACCAGCCCCAGCGGGATGCCCACAGGCCCCCCCTCCTCAGACCCCCCAGGCAACAGGGAAGGCCAGGGTGTCACCGTTGTGCCCGCTGACCCTTCCACATGGGGGACCACTGGGCCAGATTCCTGTGCCTGCCAGGAGGGCGAGGCGGGGGCTGGCTGCTCTGGTGCCATGAAGGCCCCTGGAGCTGACACTGGAGGCCCCCCTCTCACCGGCCCATCCACGGAGCTCCGCCGGGGCAGAACCACGTCTCCCAGCAGCACAGCCCGTGAGTCCAGACCCAGCTCCCCCCAGAGCCTCAGAACTGTTCACCACACACCCCAGAGGGACCCCCTCAGTACGCAGGGCACCCGACAGAAGCCCGGGTCCCCAGAAAATGCCCCCCGGGCGGGCCGGGCCCCCAGCAGGCAGCCCGTGACCTGCGAAGTGTGCACAGCCTCCTTCCGCTCCGGGCCAGGCCTGAGCCGCCACAGAGCCAGGAAGCATGGGCTGCACAGGGGCGCTCCCACGCTGCCCGCTCCCCGGCCCCCGGCGTGCCAGCCCCCTGAGAAGAAATGCCGCAGGGCACCTGGGAGAGAGAAGCCAAGGCAGGCGCTGAgcggccccagccctgccactgggCCGCCCCCTGACCGGGGTGCCAAGGCTCCTGAGGACGCATCAGGCCCTCAGACGGCCGAGGGACTCGGTGTGGGGGGCACACTAGGCTGTTCCCCCGGCCCGGGCGAGCCGGGACTGGACATGAGGTTTGCAGAGCCCAGGAAGCAGGGCCGGCTGGTGAGGGACAAGCACTGTCCCAaacagacagagaaaggaggCGGCCAGCGGCGGGGCCGGGCACCCACGGACGTCCCCAGCAAGTCAGAGCTGAAGTCGCAGGAAAAGGGGCAAAAGCCGAGAACAAGAAGGTTCCGGGAGGCAAGGGATCCTCCAGTCTGTGCGGGTGTGATTTCAGACAGAAGCCGCTGGGGTCCATCCACCGTGACTGCCAGTCCCCTGGGGCCTCCAGGCAGCCCCCTCTCAGTGCGGGCCGAGCCGGACCCCAACGCCTCCTGGCCCACGCTGATGGAAAACACAGTGGGCACAGACCCAGAGGAGATGGCCGCACAGAGGTCGCCCCGGGATTGGATGGCCCGTGCAGAGGGGACGGAATGGGCACCGCctggggccgggctggggggACAGAAGACAGCCGTGGCCAGGGAGTGCTGGGGACCCAGGGAGGCCGGAATACCAGACGTCTACAAAGAGCTGTCATGGGCAGCCGGGGCTGAGCCTGGGGGGGACCGCAGAGCAGCCGAGAGTGGGTCGGGGCAAGGAGTCGGGCAGGGGCACGGGCCCCCCTCGAGCCCCCCAGGCCCTCGGGACACTCATGCTTCTGCAGGTGGCACCGGCAGCAGCTGCCCCCAGGGCCCCCTGCAGAGCCCAGAAGTGCAGGTCGGGGTCCAGGAGCATGAGGGCACCATTCCTGAAGCCCCCAGCCCGGGTCTCGGGGACCCTCTGAGCGTGTTTGACGATGAAGCCTCCTTTTCCCAGCTCTTCCCTCTGGGCGACCGCTTGACTCGGAAGAAGAACCCCCGTGTCTACGGGAAGCGCTGTAAAAAGCCGAAGGCCCCACCTCCACTGGAGCCCCACAGCGAGGTGGGGGGCAGCGTCGCGCCGGCCTCCGCCTGCCTGCCCACAGACCTCAGCGACTCGggctcactctgcctctcccatgAGGACCCGTGGGGTGACGAAGCTACAGGTCTGCCGGAGTCCTTCCTGCTGGAGGGCTTCCTGAGCAGCAAGGTGCCCGGCATTGacccctgggcccccagccccagcctgtggGCCCTGGAGCCTGGCCCAGAGGTGGACTGTGCCGAGGACGTGTCCCCCCGCCACACCGAGGACCAGCGGTCAGAGAACATTCCCGAGCTGCACATGGTCCCAGCCTCTTGGCGAGACCTGGACCTGCAGGCCCCCGCCGAAGGGATGGGCTCTTCTCTAGGAGACATGAGCCCAGAGCCCCCCAACCTGGAGCGGGAACGCTACGACAGCGGGCTTCCTGGGAACACCGTGGACCTTGAGATGCTCGGCGCCAGACTGGAGGTACAAGACCTGTGCTTCCTGACGCCCTGTGACGACCCTGCGGGTGTCCTCAGCACGAGCTTCTTACACTTCAGGGCCACGGTGAAGCCCCAGGAGCCACGGGGCCCGAGGGCTGAGGCAGCAGCCGGGGCAGGAGGGGCGGCGGGACGGGACCGGCACGCCAAGGCCAGGAGGGCATCCTACAAGTGCAAGGTGTGCTTCCAGCGCTTCCGCGGCCTGGGCGAGCTGGACCTCCACAAGCTGGCCCACAGCCCCTCGCCACCACCCACCTGCTACATGTGCGTGGAGCGCAGGTTCGGCTCCCGCGAGCTGCTGAGGGAGCACCTGCAGGAGAAGCACGTGCAGAGCAAGGCGGGGCGCTGGGCTTGCGGCATGTGCCTGAGGGAGGTCACCGACGTCTGGATGTACAACGAGCACCTGCGGGAGCACGCCTTGCGGTTCGCACGCAAGGGGCAGGCGCGAAGGTCCCTCGGGGACTGGGAGGGGGACCGAAGTGTCACACGCTTCCTGGGCAGCATCATGGGACAGGCGTCCAGACCCAGTGGGGGCAAACGCTCGATGGGCAAGTCAAACGGGAGCCCTGCAGAGACATCGGGGCAACAGACAGGGGCCGGGAAGGAATTCCAGAGGGAGACGGTGAAACCCAAGGGTCCTGCCAACGACTCAAACCAAGATGGCACCCTGACACCAGATAGGGCTTTGGCTGACAGCAGCCCGACGGCCTGCGGGAACCCCGCTCTTCCCAGCGGCTCTGCCAAGACGTCCCCCAGCCTGTCCCCCGAGCCCTGCTCTGGCAGCGAGCCCCTCCTCCACGCCATCCCCGTGCACGAGGGCTGCAAAGACCCCTCCCGCGACTGCCACCACTGCGGGAAGCGATTCCCCAAGCCCTTCAAGCTGCAGCGCCACCTGGCGGTGCACAGCCCGCAGCGCGTCTACCTGTGCCCCCAGTGCCCGCGGGTCTACCCGGAGCACCAGGAGCTGCGCGCACACCTGGGCGGGGCGCACGGGGTGAGGGAGGAGCTGGAGCTGCCGCACACCCCGCTGTACGCCTGCGAGCTCTGTGCCAACGTCACGCACATCAGCAAGCGGTCCTTCGTCTGCAGCTCCTGCAACTACACCTTCGCCAAGAAGGAGCAGTTTGACCGCCACATGGAGAAACACCTGAGGGGGGGGCAGCAGCCCTTCACGTTCCGCGGCGTGCGGAGGCCTGGCGCCCCCAGCCAGAAGGCGCCAGCCCGCGAGGGCACACTGCCCAGCAAACGGCGCAGGGTGGCTGTGTCCAGCAGCCCTCCCGGCCCCAGCGCCAATGGGCCTCTGTCCTGGGGCCGCAGCCCTCCCCAGAGCGAGGGGTCACTCCCAGGCCTGCTCCAGCCCCGCCCAGAGGCGGCTCCTGGCACCACCAAGGGGCAGCCCAGGACCCCGGAGAGGCTTGTAGATCCCGTGTGCCACCCGGTCACAGGGGGCGATGTGCCCTCTGACCTCCAGGAGCTCCTGCCCCCCGCTCTGTCTCCTTTCCCGGCGGCCTCCGCGGATGGCCACGGTGGCCGCAAGCTggagggagccctggggaggTCTGAAGGTGAGGCATCTCCAGGCAGCCCTGGACCTCTTCTCCAGCAGGCTCTCCTGCTGGGGGGGTCTGTGCCCCAGCCGGGGACCAGAGGCCAAGATGTAGAGGAAAAGAGGGCTACTGGCCCATTCTCAGGGAAACGCAGGACCCCGAGTGCCCCTGACCGTTGCCTGgaagccccctccctgctccaggaGAAGCAGGTGTCCACAGGCCACAGACCTGAGGGAGGTGCAGGGGGACCGTCCCACAAGGGCAGTGCCGTCAAGCCTTGGGGCTGCCGGAATTCATCAAAGGACAGGTCGGCTTTGCCCAGCCCCAGCAAAGCTCCTAGGTTCCCAGGGCAACCAAAGAAGGTTGTGGCCAGTCCTACACCCAGAGAGCTAACCCATGGCACTGAGGACAGGCCAAAGCCCACCACCCTCAAAGCCAAGCTGAGCCCCAACTCCCAGGGCAGTGGAGGCCCACGGCACAGCACCAAGACAGCAGGTGGCAGCCAGCCCCAGCCGGCCAGCGGGCAGCTCCAGAGTGAGACGGCCACCACCCCAGCCAAGCCCAACTTCCCAGGCCAGGGCCCTGCCCCAGACAAACACCCTCCTCGAGCCAAGCGCTCTCCCAAGGGGCCAAGGGAAGCTGGTGACCAGGGGCCCCGAGGGAGCCTGAGCACCAGGGAGGACGGGGAGGCCAgtgagaagaagaggaagggtcGGGCCCCGGGGCCAAGCAGGAGTGGGAGTGTGGGGAGCTTGGGGAGAGCCCACTTGGTCCCTGAGAAGCCCCCCCGGGCCCCCAGAAAGCAGGCGACGCCCAGCCGCATGCTCCCCACCAAGGCCAGGCCCAGTAGCCAGAGCAGCGCGATGCCACCCCAGCCCACGGAGCAACGGCAGGGGGGCCCCGGACACACCCACGGGGACTGCAGACGCAGCAAGGAGGGCCAGGGCAAGGCCTGCCCCCAGGGGAGACCCCTGCACAGACCCCCGAAGAGGGACCGAGCTGTCCACGGTGCTGAACCTGCCAACCCCCGTGCCTGCAGGACCGCCGCGTCCCAGAATGACCTCCTCAGCCAGCTCTTTGGGCAGCGACTAACCAGCTTCAAGATCCCGTTAAAGAAGGACCCTCCCGAGTAA